CCAACCATCAGATGGCCCTCTGCTATGACTACATAACCAAGATTTATAAGCTCATCTCCGTATATTATTATGAAGACGACAGCAAGAGAGCAGGAGGCTGCGAAATTCTAACACTGGGCGGTGCTACTCTTTCGTGGCGAACCCTTGATATCCCTAGCTTAAAAGATGTTAATCACGAGAGAGACAGAATAGGGTTTAACACGCAAATCCCGGACATGTATACTTTTCATTTGATGAGAGCAAGAGGCAACTTAGGTCAAGTGATATCCATAAGACTGCATAACGAGAAAGTGTTTGTGAGTGACATGCCTCAAGATATGCTCAGCAACGTGGTCAGGCTTACACCTTATTGGTACTATACTAGCTCGGACGAATACGGTGGGTCGGAGGATGATGATTGTGATTGGGAAGTGTCGCCCGGATTTGCAGATATAGAATGGGACTATCTACGCATTGTCTTTCTCAATCCGGCGATGAGGTTTTATCGAGTGACAGACCTTCCGCTCCTCTTCTTTGGAAGAGAGGAAGCAAAGCAGAGTTTACCATTGTTTTGGTTTAAAGGTTTCATGTGCTTTATGAATGAAAGacaaatatttggttttgatttgcggATCATGAGTGTGAAAAAGTTCAATGTCGTGAAGTTTGGAACCACTCAACCAAACAGACAACATTCAGGCACTTACACCCTCCTACATTTCCAAGGAATGCAACCTGCTTAATTTGCTCTTCCTAGCTTTCATTCATAACTTTGTTGGTTTTTAATATTATTGCAAGAGtagaaaagttatattttttgtgttttagggttcaacattttttatttacacTCGTATTTTACGCCCATCACTCGTAAGTTCCCCGATAATGAATGTTTATTAATGAATtactattattaatatttaaagcAAAGTCTGAATACAGGAGGGATGATGGTTAATTGTGCCAAGCTTTGTATGTGACTATAGAAAAAAAGTCTTATAATCTTTTGGCCCGATCATCCTATAGAGCAAGGACTGAGGATTTATTGCTGTAAGAAGTTATAATCCCAATAATTTGAACTTTTGGGTGGATTACTTATTTGATAGCAAGTTATCAAACTCAATATTCCCGCGAGGAAATGACATATGAAAAGCCTCCAGAAAGTGACTTTCAAAGGCTTATACGATCAAACAGAATATGGATTATTTTACTGTAATATTCTAAGTTTGGGTAATGAAATATATGATAAGCCAGATTTTAGATTTTGCGGAGATGCAACTATAGTTAGTTGGCCACAATTGTCCTTAATTTAAATACAAGAATCGAAGTTGTATAGATCTACTGCTGTTTGTGTAAATGAGATGACCTCTTTATTTTGTTAGTTATGATTAGATATTGGGACAGAAAGAGATTACCAGGGACTAACCATTATTGTTTTTCTAGTTTATTTTGGCTGTCTGTATTTGACTACTTCTTCATCAAGAGGCAGCACAAAAGTGAACAATCTGCTTTACGATCATCGTCCATACACATTGACTGAAGATGATTGTGCTCGAGTTGGCTTAATTCCTAAAACAAAGGTTGGATAGACATAAACTTGTTAGATTGGTGTTTTGTGCTTGTATAcctgctttttttttttatatagaatattGGTAGGGGGCCAAGTTCAGGGACCTCCCTGGCGTAGTTGTAGGACATGATAATGTTGTCCGGCGGGATCCAACAAAGAAGAAAGAACTGTTACCATCCACTGGTAGTGGTGagtgttttatttcattacTAATTTTAGAAGCAAAGCATTGGGACTGAAAATGCATTTCCAATTTGAGAGCTGAGACAATAAAAATGTGTTAGATTATGAGCTCTTGTAAAGACAAAGCCGCACTGTCTTTTATAAATGAACGTCAGTAAGAAATGTGTTTGCTTAATAATTTGTCTCCATGTACATGCAAGCACTTATAAACAACCCATTGAATGTCATGCCCCTGTCCCTGGCAGTACTAGAATTCAAAGCATGAAACCTAGTATCCTTTCTGCATACTATTTGAGATAAACTGCAGCTTCTTCAAGCTTGCAGAATTAGTAATCAAATTTAGAAGATTAATCAAATTTCACAGGCTCTGCTCTTCATCattttttgatttgaaaccTGTAGACTAAAAATCAAAATGACAAGGAGATTGATTCTACCTGTTTTTCTTTCTTGGCCCAAGGTATTTCTTCTCCTCTGCTAGAAAGGAAAATTgaatatgttttttttctttgtttcaggaatttgtgttttgacaagGTGATGCTGTCATGAGTTCTTAATTATGTGCATTCGTAGGCGATGTTACACCCGGAGCAGGACAGAGTCCTCACCATACGAGAATGTGCAAGGCTTCAAGGTTTTCCCGATTACTACAGGTTCTGTGGGACGGTTAAAGAAAGGTATAGAGGGACTCATCTGAAATGtgatctttttctttcttcccATCAAAAGCAGGTTGTGAAGGTAGATCTTTTAAATTAGGAAACAGGTATCATTGACTAACCAAGTCTCAGCATAATTGGACATGATCAAAACCGTCTTTTCAGTGTTTAGAATCAAAGTACCCATGCAGCTTGAGCCTGACAGGGTTTAAACCAATAAATTCATAGCGGTTCCGTTGACTTAATTGGAGAGAAACAGCAAATGGGagcttaaaatttaatttaaagttcATTTTAACATTTACTAACTAATGGTCGAGTTACTAAGTTCAAAACTGGTGAATAAAGTTGGGTATTCATAACTAACTTTCTTTCGGctaacaatttttaattttaaactagaAGAGGTATCTTAATCTAGCTAGTCCTTAGGCTGAAACTAGTTGGAACTAGTGATacttgataggagtagaattgcTCCAATTTCCGAGGACTTTTTAGTGTGTTTATTGTACTTTTATTCTTGAATTTGAACTCGTTTTGGTACTTATTGTTGTGTTCGAGTATTGCAGGCGTATGCATGGAAATAGATGATTTATGGACTTAATGGAGCACTTTTGGATGAATTGGAAGAGTCGAGAAGCATCAGAGCGGTTTTggagtaaaattaaatttgaagcGTCGCTCCTCCCTCTGTAGCGCTGTCGCGTCGCTCCTCTTGTTGTAGCGTCGCTCCTCTTGTTGTAGCGTCGCTCTGAAGTCGATGAGAAGTACGCATCTTGGGCAGAAGGTCTTTCGCATTAGAGAAGAGACGAGTTGCGCCCCTTGTAGCTTCGCTTCTCCTGGTGTAGCGTCGCTCCACCTACGATTTCTGCATGCTGACTTGACAGTTTTATCCCTTACGAGTTTGAGTTGAACTACTAAAGTCCCGGGGCATTCTAGACATTACATGGAGCTCGAAATTAGACTAAACCCTACTTGTTTAAGGGTataaataagaaacaaaaacatcTTGTAAGGGTTCGCACAATTTACATTAGACATAACCTTAATTTCAGTATTAGTTATTTTATTCTTCGACTTGATTACTCTTTGAGCTGGATTTTTATCTTCGATGCTATATTGGgatttttatgcaattaaggTATATGATAATTCAGAGAGATCTTTATCATAGTTTAtcttatcaattataaatttcatatattatattgttgatttatctttgatcatgagtagctaaacccatCGTCGGGGATTATTGATTGAATTTATGCTTCGttaattaattggtttaatGGGTTCGTGTTATAATTGCGTATTGATTACTGTTCTTAATGCTTAGTTTACTTTGATCACCTAAACTATTGGcttgtgttttaattataacttgAGAGAGTTGAATTGAAATAGACAGTGTAATCGACAACGCAGGAGTTAACAACACGAGAGTGAATTAGCGAATGTGTGTTCTTTAGGTTTGCTTAACAAAcatcaatcaattaattatttagattaattataacacgagagtgagtagttgcctattaattgtttaattactatttttgcCTGTAGCGGCTTGAGAGAAAGCTATAGGTGCCTTAGATCAGCCTGAACCGCAATTTGATAACAAATTCCATAAACCATGAGATTAATGGCATAAtgaagattaataatccctgatcttTCTTATTATTGTTAAATCCTATTTTATTTACAGCCTTAGGttactttaatatttaattgtttaatttagctttaaaatttacataattTAATCCAACTTATCTTTTTAACTATCCAAATCGAGTCTCCTAATTGGTTGTATTCAGTAGCTTTccctgtgggtacgatatccggacttcatagTCTGTATTATGAGTTGGCATCCGTACGCTTGCGgatttttaccaacaagttttgggcgccgttgccggggaaagcatatctttaacatctaagttaggatagcttggcttgttttagtttttatttttcttgttttacgcgtggtattttgttgtttgtgttgtttcaggtacccttctcatagtgtatgcataatacacgcgCAAAGGATTACCTCTAGAACCTTTTCAATAAGATCTCACTACCTTTGAGCGAAGTGTCTGAAAATCAGCTCAAAGGAATCTGAATATGGCAGACGAAGACGGTATTCCATCTGGTTTCAATCCTGTGGTGGATAATAGAGTTGTCCCACAAAATTAGCAGAATCCAGAGGATGCACAGGGAGAGAATAATGGCGGGCAGAGAGTGCAAACATTGATGGAGTTCTTTCAGCCAACTGTGGGAAATACTACTCATGGTTATTTTGCACATCTTGTGCAGGCAAACCACTATGAGATCAAGACAAGTGTCATTCAGCTGATAGAAGCGTGCTGTCAATTTTATGGGCTACCTAGTGAAGATCTGAATCAGCACATCTCCGATTTTCTAGAGGTGTGCATTACGTTCAAGCTTAGCAACATGACAGAAGATGAAGTTTGGGTGCGCTTATTCCCATTTTCTCTGAGGGATAAAGCGAAGAGTTGGATCCATGCTCTGCCTAGAGCGGGCATCAATGATTGGTCAGATTTGGTGAAAGCTTTCCTGAATAAGTACTTCTCCATGGCGAAGATTGCAAAGTTGACAAGGGATATTATGTTCTATCAGCAATTTCAGGGGGAATCAGTACATGAAGCTTAGGAGCGTTACAAGGAGATGCAGAGGAAAGTACCTCATCATCATATCACTCGCGAGAATCTGATCCAAAATTTCTACAATGGGTCAACTGAACTGGGCAGAAGTACTATTGATTCAGCTGCAACTGATGAGGAAGACGACCGACTCAGCATTTGATCTATTAGATAAGATGGCCATGAATGGATGTTCTTGGCCGAATGAGAGGGCGAAAGCGCCTGCACAGAGAGGAGTCATGGCAGTCGGTGTAGATCCAGCTGTGGAAGATCTGAAAGCGAAGAATACCGCACTGCAAGCTCAGGTTGATATTCTTATGAGACAAGCTGCAGGGATGAATATGGGCAATGTGGCTACAGTTCTGAGTAGTTGTGAAGTGTGTGGAGATCCGAACCACCTAACAACTAACTGCTAT
This window of the Mercurialis annua linkage group LG5, ddMerAnnu1.2, whole genome shotgun sequence genome carries:
- the LOC130015572 gene encoding DNA (cytosine-5)-methyltransferase CMT2-like; amino-acid sequence: MKSLQKVTFKGLYDQTEYGLFYYIGTERDYQGLTIIVFLVYFGCLYLTTSSSRGSTKVNNLLYDHRPYTLTEDDCARGAKFRDLPGVVVGHDNVVRRDPTKKKELLPSTGSDKAALSFINERQLKIKMTRRLILPVFLSWPKAMLHPEQDRVLTIRECARLQGFPDYYRFCGTVKERYRQVGNAAAVPVGRGLGYAVGMAFQKLYGDGPLMTLPPKFSHSTNLQLATSLFQKSD